In Maridesulfovibrio sp., the following proteins share a genomic window:
- a CDS encoding chemotaxis response regulator protein-glutamate methylesterase, with the protein MKIGIVNDQASAVDVLKKVVTSAGHEVIWIAHNGAKSIAKCSANVPDIVLMDLVMPVLDGSEATKAIMQKSPCPVLIVTASIENNSTKVFEAMGAGALDVATTPTLNASGEIEGGEALLSKISVIGKLQGRCRVREVEKPVPISRGIPPLLAIGSSTGGPSALAMLLGALPASFPAAIAIAQHVDGHFSENLAQWLDSQAEIKVKLARNGDVMTPGVAVIAPGDRHMRMTFGGVVELTNGPGENLYVPSVDVLFDSLCCAGFPTNSVAVLLTGMGADGARGMLELRNSGWMTMAQDKESSVVWGMPGAAVKIGAAREVCAIKDMAGLLVRHFKNSFRS; encoded by the coding sequence ATGAAAATAGGAATTGTAAATGATCAGGCTTCGGCTGTGGACGTGCTTAAAAAGGTGGTAACTTCCGCCGGGCACGAAGTCATCTGGATAGCCCATAACGGGGCCAAGAGCATCGCAAAATGTTCTGCCAATGTTCCGGACATAGTGCTCATGGATCTGGTAATGCCAGTGTTGGACGGGTCTGAAGCCACGAAAGCGATAATGCAGAAGAGCCCCTGTCCGGTCCTGATTGTAACTGCAAGCATTGAGAATAATTCCACCAAGGTTTTTGAAGCAATGGGAGCCGGGGCATTGGATGTGGCCACAACTCCGACTCTCAATGCCTCTGGGGAAATTGAAGGCGGCGAAGCCCTTCTTTCAAAGATATCCGTGATAGGTAAGTTGCAGGGCAGATGCAGGGTGCGAGAAGTCGAGAAGCCTGTGCCTATCTCCCGGGGGATTCCGCCGCTGCTGGCTATCGGCAGCTCGACGGGTGGGCCTTCGGCATTGGCAATGCTTTTAGGTGCTTTGCCGGCTTCTTTCCCCGCAGCCATTGCCATTGCCCAGCATGTTGACGGCCATTTCTCGGAAAATCTGGCTCAGTGGCTGGACAGTCAGGCTGAGATTAAAGTTAAACTGGCCCGTAACGGGGATGTCATGACGCCGGGTGTTGCTGTTATTGCTCCGGGTGACCGGCACATGCGCATGACTTTCGGAGGAGTGGTGGAGCTGACGAACGGTCCTGGAGAGAATCTTTATGTTCCCTCAGTCGATGTTCTTTTCGACAGTCTTTGTTGCGCAGGGTTTCCAACCAACTCTGTGGCAGTTCTCCTGACAGGAATGGGGGCGGATGGAGCAAGGGGAATGCTTGAACTCCGAAATTCCGGTTGGATGACTATGGCGCAGGATAAAGAGTCCAGCGTGGTATGGGGAATGCCCGGTGCAGCGGTGAAAATAGGCGCTGCGCGTGAGGTCTGTGCCATTAAAGACATGGCCGGTTTATTGGTAAGGCATTTTAAAAATAGTTTCAGGAGTTGA
- a CDS encoding SpoIIE family protein phosphatase, whose amino-acid sequence MTGVKEQLLTEHKINVLLIDDQPMVGEAVRRMLEGENDIDFHFVSDPTKAIPTAEELMPTVILQDLVMPDIDGMTMVKFMRVNSKLKDIPLIVLSTKEEATTKAEAFANGANDYLVKLPDRIELLARIRYHSKGYINLLQRNEAYEQLRKSRDELRKELAVAADYVTSLLPEPLKEGEIQADWRFIPSASLGGDSFGYHWLDDDHFAMYLLDVCDHGVGSALLSVSAMNVLRSQTLPDTDFLKPDMVLEALNNSFQMDQQNNLYFTIWYGIYRKSDRTLTYSSGGHPPALLISGGVAQQLRTPGMIVGGMPDMVYSSKSVTVEPGARFFLYSDGVYELKKVSDGKMWEFEAFSRFMKDTTGGLGKPIDQLLDYTRELQGREFYEDDFSMVEFVFA is encoded by the coding sequence ATGACCGGAGTTAAAGAGCAGCTGCTTACTGAGCACAAAATCAATGTTCTGCTGATAGATGATCAACCCATGGTTGGGGAAGCCGTGCGGCGTATGCTGGAGGGAGAAAATGACATTGATTTCCATTTTGTGAGCGACCCTACCAAGGCCATCCCCACTGCTGAGGAGTTGATGCCGACAGTTATTCTTCAGGACCTTGTAATGCCTGATATTGACGGCATGACTATGGTTAAATTTATGCGCGTTAACTCCAAACTTAAGGATATTCCGCTGATCGTGCTTTCCACCAAGGAAGAGGCTACGACCAAAGCGGAAGCCTTTGCCAACGGTGCCAACGATTATCTTGTCAAATTGCCGGACCGTATCGAGCTGTTGGCCCGCATCCGCTATCACTCCAAAGGTTACATAAACCTGCTGCAAAGGAATGAGGCTTATGAGCAGTTGCGTAAAAGCAGGGACGAGCTGCGTAAGGAGCTGGCTGTTGCGGCAGACTACGTCACTTCCCTGCTGCCGGAGCCGCTTAAAGAAGGGGAGATTCAGGCCGATTGGCGGTTCATCCCTTCAGCTTCACTGGGCGGAGATTCCTTCGGGTATCATTGGCTTGATGATGATCATTTCGCCATGTACCTTCTCGATGTATGTGATCACGGTGTCGGCTCGGCCCTGCTTTCCGTATCGGCCATGAATGTGCTCCGGTCTCAGACTCTGCCGGATACGGATTTCCTTAAGCCGGATATGGTCCTTGAAGCCCTGAATAATTCTTTTCAGATGGATCAGCAGAATAATCTGTATTTTACTATCTGGTACGGGATTTACCGTAAATCAGACCGTACTCTTACCTATTCCAGCGGCGGGCATCCCCCGGCCCTGCTGATTTCCGGTGGTGTAGCGCAGCAGCTGCGCACACCGGGGATGATCGTCGGCGGCATGCCGGATATGGTTTACAGCAGCAAAAGTGTGACTGTTGAACCGGGAGCGCGTTTCTTTTTATACAGTGACGGTGTCTATGAACTCAAGAAGGTTTCAGACGGTAAAATGTGGGAGTTTGAAGCGTTTTCCAGATTCATGAAAGATACAACCGGGGGGCTGGGCAAGCCCATTGACCAGCTCTTAGACTATACACGGGAGCTGCAGGGTA